In a genomic window of Chrysemys picta bellii isolate R12L10 chromosome 1, ASM1138683v2, whole genome shotgun sequence:
- the POU1F1 gene encoding pituitary-specific positive transcription factor 1 — protein sequence MSCQAFTSADTFVPLNSDSSPALPLIMHHSAAECLPVSNHATNVVSTVPSVLSLVHTPKCSYVHFSMATLGNASTGLHYSVPSCHYGNQQSTYGVMAGIKPATPEMLSASLSQSRILQTCSMPHPNVVNGVSTLQGGLTPCLYKFPEHALSASSCALGHGFTPMHQSILGDDPAATDFKQEFRRKTKSVEEPIDMDSPEIRELEKFANEFKLRRIKLGYTQTNVGEALAAVHGSEFSQTTICRFENLQLSFKNACKLKLILSKWLEEAEQIGALYNEKVGVNERKRKRRTTISIAAKEALERNFGEQSKPSSQEIMRMAEGLNLEKEVVRVWFCNRRQREKRVKTSLHQNTFSSIMKEHHECR from the exons ATGAGTTGCCAAGCATTTACTTCAGCCGACACCTTCGTCCCCTTGAATTCTGACTCTTCTCCCGCTCTGCCTCTGATAATGCATCATAGCGCTGCAGAATGCTTGCCCGTCTCCAACCATGCTACCAATGTCGTATCTACAG TCCCGTCTGTTTTGTCTTTGGTCCATACTCCTAAATGTTCCTACGTGCACTTCTCCATGGCGACTTTGGGAAACGCGTCTACAGGTCTTCATTATTCTGTCCCTTCCTGTCATTATGGAAACCAACAGTCTACCTATGGGGTGATGGCAG GCATCAAGCCTGCAACCCCAGAGATGTTATCAGCAAGTCTCTCCCAGAGTCGCATTTTACAGACCTGCAGCATGCCCCATCCCAATGTGGTGAATGGAGTCAGCACTCTGCAAG GTGGCCTGACCCCTTGCCTTTATAAATTCCCTGAACATGCGCTGAGTGCCAGTTCCTGTGCTCTGGGGCATGGCTTCACTCCCATGCACCAGTCTATCCTTGGAGATGATCCCGCAGCCACTGACTTCAAGCAGGAATTCCGCAGAAAAACCAAGTCTGTTGAAGAGCCAATAGACATGGATTCCCCTGAAATCAGGGAACTGGAAAAGTTTGCCAATGAGTTCAAACTGAGGAGAATTAAGCTAG GCTATACACAAACAAACGTTGGAGAAGCCCTGGCAGCTGTGCATGGCTCTGAGTTCAGTCAAACAACTATTTGCCGATTTGAAAATTTGCAGCTAAGCTTCAAGAATGCCTGCAAACTGAAATTGATATTATCCAAGTGGCTGGAAGAAGCAGAACAAATAGGAG CTTTATACAATGAAAAAGTTGGCGTGAATGAGCGGAAAAGAAAGCGCAGAACCACCATAAG CATTGCTGCTAAAGAAGCTCTAGAGAGAAACTTTGGGGAACAAAGTAAGCCTTCTTCTCAAGAGATTATGAGGATGGCTGAGGGGCTTAACCTTGAGAAGGAAGTTGTGAGAGTTTGGTTTTGCAACCGAAGACAAAGGGAAAAGAGAGTGAAGACAAGTTTACACCAGAACACCTTTAGTTCCATTATGAAGGAGCATCACGAGTGCCGGTAA